CAAGGTGTTGCTAATTCacttgaaaaacacaagacagatGGACTTGTCAGGTTATGAGTTTACTTGCCCGACAATAAAATCACTGACCCttgggcctgtggtccagtgtaaactTTGAACCCTGAATGGTCAGTTCGCTCCTTTatcagtggtccgctggccaattgccagttaaaacaccagcGTAGTCTGTCTGGCAGACTAGCTGgctggctggctagttcagtgttaaaaagcgtccctgtttcatttgaaataaaaattaatacgGCAAACCCTGAGGATATTTCTTAATTTAAAGGGGAAATAATATTTCTATCAAGTTCAGTTTGATTTCCATGAGGTTTTTACAGCTAATCCAAAACTAAAGTCTGTTTGCGTTGCTAGAGCACTACAGCAAGACCTTTAATTAACATAAAGTGAAATCAATAATTGTGACTTGGATGCAAGTTACAGGgggaaacaaatattattattattattattattattatttcattttatcacagcatgcaaaagaaagatctctttttcctttgtgccggtaactcctcgagtcgggctacgtcccgtagccttagctctcaagggtctttctcaggatcctcgctgttcccaaaagcgctgccttctgtaacagatctaccctcacatttgtccctatttcatctagatgtttccccagtactttgggaatggtgccaagtgctccaaccaccacggggactacttttacctttacctgccaaatcttacgaagttccctggccaggtcctggtacttctcgatcttttccatctccttcgaagctacccttatatcacctggcacagctatgtcaatgagatgacacatcttcttcgtcttatctaatagcacaacatccggacgcctatgttgtataacatgatcggtctgaatgttaaagtcccataggatcttgacctggtcggtctctacaactttctccggaacatggtcgtaccgtttcgcaagcactttgacaccatactccttacacagatcccagtgaatcaccttggccagcttgtcatgtctttctttgtactccgtctgtgccatcttactgcattcgctaacaatatgaaatacagtctcctctgctttattgcacattctacacataggagagacgtttgttttctctatccttgccttcattacatttgtccttagagactggtcttgcgccgcagtaatcaagccctctgtttccttctttagttctccactctttaaccaattacATGACtcgctgctggccacttcctcagtacacctcaagaaccggccatgaagtggtttgtttctccaatcttgatgtctttcctccttcctttccctcttgtactccttcggcccaacttcgtctgccctcgtgtacctttgtgcaactttcaacaagctctcctcggtcctcctgacatgacaatgcaagcttctgcgctcgatgttaacactgtccgccattattattagtattattagtattattcctgctgctgctgctgctgctgctgctgctgctgctgctgctgctgctgctgctgctgctgctgctgctgctgctgctgctgctgctgctgctgctgcaagTCTGTTAGTCACGACttgtgtcaaaggtcacgaCTATTTTTGTCAAGTAGTAGATTTCACTAGTTGCTCGGGCTTAGTTATAAGGATAAGGGAGTGATCGTTTTGGaagacggatggttctgcgacagtaatgatgacattttgtgtcacttGAACATGCGTcagctttgaggacggtcgtccctcaatttctaccaCAGTATACTTGAGATGAATctgcgttgtgctgaaaacgacaacccTTGGCTGAAAActacaaccgtcgcagaaccatccttAGTTGAGAATAAAACTCTCTAAAATTCCAGAGTCTCGCTCCAGGGTGTCCATAAATGTGGCAATGGGATGCCCTCTTGATCTTTGACCATGTTGACGCTCTAACAGCTTCTATTTTTAGTAAGAATGTTAGTGTATTTTTGTGTCTAAGTCTTTGGACTTGCTGTGACTGAGGAGGGCTGGGCTTAGAGTTGGAGTCGGGTCAGGTTGAGGGAAGTGTGGAAGAGGAATCACTGAAAAAACCTAGGCATAATGTACATTTTGAGTCGGAATGAACAGTAAGACAGAAATAAGCAGGCAGAATGACAAGAGTGATTAAACATGACTGGTATGAGCTGATTATTTTATTTCCTCACATTGTGGCTGTAAAATAGCCTGaattacaaacaacaaaatgaattcGATTCTGGCTGATAAGACTGCACTTTATGGTAAACTGTTCAAGCCTAGAATTTCAGCTTAAAAATGAtaaggcaattttcattttgcaaagggcacttccattggaaaattcTTGAAGTCAgtaggaaacttttaaaggggcaccaaggcctggTAGTCATTGGACCTACAATACCAGATTAATCTGAGTACTAATAGAATGGATGTTAGTTACAGCTGACTACAATGTTCAGTTAATGTTTGTCGTTAAATTTGAAAAGTCTTTAAACCATCTTGTTTTGTTCTCATTTGCTCTGTACTAAGTTAAGTCCCAACATTTTGTTTAGTCTTAgaaatgaatttttaccttggttTTACCAGcatgttatttttgtgcagAATTTTAAACTACTCTGTGTGCTCATTAGGTGCAGTAATTAAAGTTAAGAAattaacataaataaatatttgtttaagcTTTCAAGCAATTGTCACACAAACACTAAACCCTGGCTACAAGATTGAGGCGATCCATTGAAGCATGTAGTAAAATATTGACATCATGATCAAAGCCGGCTTGAGGATGTATGGAATGATGAATTCCCACCACCAAGTTGCTGCATTCGATCCCTTACCCTTTATAACGGAGGGAGGGAGGGCGCATGCATTCAATAAGTGGATGAGAAATCATAATTCCTAATACAGCCACAAGTCTGCTTTGAACATGACAACACATCCACTCTAACTTAACTTCATATGaagattttataaattttacaaTTATAATTGCTGTAAGAGcccaaaaaaaacaagtctTTTCCATATTTAGTATTTCGTAAATCAACAATTAACTTCATCATAGTCCTTGAACAGATTTTGTGCGCACCAGGGTCCGATTTCATCAAGcaattttgcaaagcaaaacataTAGACAGAACATATTTTGTGCTCACTGAATGCCAATATTGATTAGCAATttgtgatttttgagtagcaacattttgtgtagcattttcaATGCTTTAGGCCTTCAAGGGAAATCACTCACTGCACACTGAATGCAAAGATTGAGTAGCAATTTGTGAGTtctgagtagcaactgatacgtgttgtgtagcattttgctattCTATGAAAGGGGAATCACTCACTGCACACTGAATACTAATATTGAGTAGCCAATGATACCTTTTGAGTTGCAACTCTTGTTCTTCtgcgtagcattttgctctgctatacaagggaaatcattcactgcatttagtttacaatatttttcaaatttaaagggtctatgtaacttttgtaggacaaaaaacacaatgtccacagatttacactaaacttacacagtttgaagataatgatagtagaaagcttccctaaaaatattacgtgctgaggtgctgtagtttttgggtaatgagtaaaacaatgtcatgaaaataatttttgtctcatgagacaaaaattattttaatcatatacagtgctattaacacacatcgatgtatgggtaaaaaccaaaattaatattctttatccccgatgcaaatttaacatctattatatcgttgcggtacccgctgccaaaacataggattcgaactgcctctagctaccgggcaacctcggtagtctagttggtaagacactgctctaaaattgcaagggttagaggcagttcgaatcctaggtTGTTCTAAACAAATACTCATGCTACcgcctgtgcccaatttcatagagctgctaagcacaatttgccatgcatgaaatgtcttcctttgtaaaaacaggattaccaaattGTCAttatgttgcatattgcttgttactgttattcagctgttgtttgcttagcctgaaaatcacgtggtaatttggttggtatcctgtttttaccaaggcaaaaagttcatgctaagcacattttgggcttagcagctcaatgaaattgggcccaggtaagtTCAGAGCGGAGTGCTAATGCGTTCAAGAGCCTTGGGCAATGCTAATAATGGAAGATTAGACTGCTATTGTCATTGCGGAGACACTTTCACGTTACTTTGCGTATGTTCCAAGGTTATGGAAAGGGCCATTTTTAATACCATATTTCCTGCCATTCAGGGTGAACTTCATCACTTACAGCACGGGTTTGTCAAAGGCCGCTCCACTGTTTCCCAACTTTTGTCTGTTTATCAAGAGGTCAGCTGTGTTTTGGACAAAGCCGGGCAGTTCGATTTGGTTTACCTCGATTTTTCTAAAGCATTCGATAGCGTTTCTCACAAattacttttacacaaattaCAGAGTTGTGGGTTCCATTCTAACTTACTAGAGTGGTTCAATTCATACTTACGTAATCGCCAACAAAGGGTGGTTGTTGAAGGGAGTAGTTCTGAATGGCGCCCCGTTGTATCGGGGGTTCCACAGGGTTCTGTTTTAGGTCcgcttttgtttcttttgtataTAAATGACATGCCCAGTTCCGTTCAACATTCCACTGTAGCTTTATTTGCTGATGACTCTAAATGCTTTAAGTCCATTAAAAACACATCGGACTGTAGGCTTCTTCAGAATGACCTAGATTCTTTGTATTCGTGGAGTGTTGAATGGGACTTAAGCTTTAACATCCAGAAGTGTCAAACTATGTCTATTTCTAGACGTAAACAGTGTGTTAATTTTGATTATAGCTTGAATAATTCTCATCTTGAAAGAACAGACTCTTTTCGTGATTTAGGTGTAGATAtttctgttgattttatttGGAATTCTCAAATTAATCGCATTACTGCCAAGTGCAATAGAAAGTTGGGTATGATTAAACGCACTATTGGTTACGACGCTCCTAGCAGAGTTTCTAAATCTCTCTATACTGCATTAATTAGAAGTGACCTAGAATACTGTAGTTCAATTTGGAGCGGAACTTCAAAACGTAATATAAAACTTGTTGAAGGTGTCCAGAGACGAGCCACCAAATTCATTTTGCATCGTCCTCAAGATGACTATAAGACCCGGTTAGAACAGCTTTCAATTTTACCACTCTCTTTTAGAAGGGAAATTTGtgatcttattttgttttttaaatgtaaatacgGTCAAATTGACATAAATGTTAATAGATATGTAAGTTTTAATGTTACACAGGGCCGTCCTGCCACTAGACTGTCTTCTGATCCCTTCAAATTATCAGTTCCTCGTTGTAAAACAGAATCCCATAAGTCGTTTTATTTTCAGCGGATTGTCCCCATGTGGAACCAGCTTCCGCTGTCGGTCAGATCTAGCGTGTCCTTGTCAGCATTTAAGACTCTTCTTCTCCAATTTTACAGGGACAAGTTTGCATCTGACTTTTCAGCGGATGATGTCTGCACTTGGGTGTCGCACTGCCATTGCTCTTCTTGTCGTCTGTAATTGTCAGTCCCGCCTTAAAGcgctccctttttttttttttttttggtgggttgggtggttttttgaaatggggtgggtttcaggggacatttcttgtgacaggacggctttgtagaggtgctggtcacctgttcctcctcgtcactcactggcttggtattttttatagctaatttgattctttatttctttatgtatcgatttgtatttctatatttttatgccagtgtaaagtctaataaaactaaaactaaactaaaactgaCATAGGCCTAGCCCTAGGGATGTGCAATGATCTGTCAGACGCCAAATCTCGCAGGTAGTCTTGATATGATGGAGGGCTTGGGGACAACGGGGTGGTGGGCATCGTCTTGTGGTTGTTGATGTAACAGGGTGCAGAGAGCGGTCTGGGTGCGACGTGGGAGGACACGGTGGCCAGCCTCGGTTGATGGTCGACTGGAACCACAACCATTGCAGTACCGTTCGCGTAGTTCGTTGGGGGACTCGTCTTCACGGGAATTGTGAGCCGGAGGAAAACGGGGAGGAAAACAAGTCCATGCAAGGCACCGATGAAGATAACTAGAAACGTCGTCTTGAAGAAGGTTCTGAAGATGTACGAATCTGTAAAGGCGAGAACTACGACGCCGAGTATGGTAGAGAGGGAACCCTGTACGATGGGCATGCCGACGGAGTACAGAGCATGGATGATGTTTTCCTGACGTGAACCTTGTTTTGCTGTGACGTATGCGTAGCTGATGTGTGCTGAGAAATCCACACTGAACCCTACGCAGAGAATGAGGTTCGTCATGGCGATGGAATCGAGGTTGACTTGCCAAAAGGTCATGTACCCAGCCACCCCTGTAACGATAGAGGCTACAGCCAGAGTAACGATGAAAGGACAGATTGGGTTCGGGATCATGATTAAAGCTATAATAAACATAGCTCCGACCGCGATGCCTAAGTTCTGAAGCGTGTTTGGCAAGATTGATATGTATTGATCATAGAAGATGAAGTTTGGGTGGTAGACTATTGCAGGTAGCTCTGAATCCTTTGCAATTTGTCTCAGCTCAGTCATCATGAATCTTTCTTTTTCGGTGGTGTTCAGGTCTTTCGTTGTGACAAAGAATCTCGAGGCCTTAATGTTGGTGCCGTTATCGCAGAAAACAATATCAAGGGAGTACTGTTTGAAGGCTGGATGTTTGAGGAAGTCGTCTCGGAGAAAGTTGATGAACTGGGCTTGGTTTGGTTCTTTGAGGTTGGTAGAGTTCAGGAAATCAAGATAGTCTCGTAGCCATGAAGCAGACAGATTCTGGTCTCTACTAAACGTATACTCGTTGTCTTCCATCTTTGTTAAAGTCTGTTCCATGATGTCTTGTACTATGGGATTCCAGACGTCTCTTTTCTCGGTGAACACCAATGCAACCTGCGGACCATACTGCTTGAAGTAGGCACTTTCCATATCTAGGAAGTCAGCAGCGTATGAGTTATCTCGGGCGAGGTTGCGCAGACTCAGACCTTCTTGTACCTGGGTACATCCATAGATGGCGGCACCCAGGTAGCCAAGGTATAAGACTATGATAAGAACTATCATCCACCATCTTGTGATGAAGGGACCGTAATAGTTCTTGAAGAATATCATCAATGCATGATCTTGGCCGGCTGGAGGCTGCGACTCACCTGCGCAGAATATCTTGTACGCTGTAGATTCGGTCTCCTCCTTAGGTTTGACTTTAAGACATGACATACAGTGTCTGTTCGCCGCCTCACGTCTACCAAATAGAGCCATGCAGGCACCGAAGAAAGTAATCTGGTATACGTAGTCAAAGATGACAGCCACGCCGGTATAAATGCAGAATATACGCACCGATCTGAAGTACGTTATAACGCTAATACCGAAAGCCAAGGCATCTGTGATGGACGTGATGGTTATCGACATGGCAGCCTCGGAGAAGGCTTTGCGCATGCGCTCTTCCACGGGCAGTGTGGCGTCAGTCTGTCGCCAGGCAGCAACCATGATGAACATGTCGTCGACTCCAATACCTGTAGatattgagagaaaaaaaacacgatgTTGCGTATATATTTTGTCTTAGCctgtagtctaggttcctagaccattggtggtgttgcgcggtcacacacaaccaacgttccgattatccacggcaaaaactgtacccgcttgtaatgaacgaacgctagcgggcgctctgcttctctgatttccggatctccccatgtcctgtgctcaccaaggtctaggacatttgcaaattgaaggcgtggccagactatgtaaattacttttaatgtatgcaatattcatatcacgtgacgaattgaacatgactattcaaactagaccgagtcaaaggtcaatatgatcggcgctctatttaggtgttcgtgcatttcagcacctattgttattgctctgtttttaggtgttcggccaacagccgaacaactattgtaattgttctgggtttttttaggtgttcggccaacagccgaacaactattgttattgttctgtttttttttttcctcgcgttcttctttccctgcgaaccttctccagcaattttaaacaaaagtaaagcttgtacaaacttaaaacttactatgtacatcggcaatagtgagtaaacgaaaccgccactttttgggaatgatgacgtcattgatgacgtcatggcaaggtttttaaagttgaaaaacgacatttgcttttcgctgtatctcaacgaatattaatgctatgatgttcatacttgggcatcacatagataaagacttggacaacatttgaaaagttaacgccaaaatcgtatgacctcatcttccggtcgtaccggaaggtcaaactctgcctttgtgttttttgtgtttttttgtaaaaaaagacaatttgttgtcataactcaagattgatatggaatttaacattgaaactcatcagacaattgaaccttaataataagaccacacaaacttaatgatgtcatgatgacgtcatcaggttttgaattacaacaaatcaaagttaaatattttaaagaaatcatagctcctgaaccacatggtggattttgacaatctacatatcatcggacaggtcgatcaaacttcaaaaaacgctacacacaaaatgaccccatttgaccttgacttccggttcaaacaaaaggttgaacaattttacagtttttgatctctaaaactacgtaacatttcaacataaattttgcatcccgttatagatgagtgatcctactcaaactttcccacagagatgataccaatttgacctgaaactctggtcgaaatcggacgataaagcccacggatgtgttgacccgcgtgataactgcgtacactgcaaaagcgctttggctggccgttccgctccattgatcacaccttgttcagtccacgaggcctgtgtgttctgctcggaatagtgcatcgtttgactgtacgcgtgatttcgattcatgttttgacaagtctcaggtcattgtacttgcaacgtagcgctagtttaatggtgtaccaacattttacaattgaagtccgctcatatcatattcggcgtcaaattgttcccctgttcgcccttctcatggcttaattatcaaaacggaattaaagacgaagcttcgctgagatggccacctactgcagcgattcgtatgacttttaattatgtgagaaaatgcaaccagaaaaagacgaacattggttatgttttgatcaaacaccgggaagcggattcgtgacatcgactcgtgaagggtgtttctatccggcactcacggcagtgtttagcgcgctacacgataaagctttgtgtacaaatcattgcttttcaaaataagtgtttatttaatgcctaacaaaatctaacgtgcatcccagttatcttagttgtatctgtacccgtgtcgtacacttgcgaaacctctgtaatacttaataaataagtcttttacagttatttacttcacaagtctaaagttagtaaaatgttgtttcgtataaagtttccccaaatccagttaaccttttaagaagtttactcttgagttaaacatcacaaggatcacaagaccttcaaactttgcacatagttagctctttactaataaaatacatcgctttatAAGTATTAACcgtagcatttgttttctgtgcaaaaaaaggtataaatgtaatagatttacacttttactttctgtgaaaattaaaaagctatcaacaatctgttcatagatttaattttcctcgtgttcttctttacctctgaaccttcccaagcaattttaaacaaacgtaaagcttgtacaaacttaaaacttactgtgcACATCGGCattagtgagtagatgaaaccgccacttttttggaatgatgacgacattaatgacgtcatgacaaggtttttaatgttgaaaaattaccatttgcttgttgctgtatctcaacgaatataaaagctatgatgttcatacttaggcattgaatagataaagacttggacaacatttgaaaagttaacgcaaaaatCATACGGcgttaacttccgggtcgttaccctggatcaaagttcgccttcgtgttttttttataaaaaaaaaactttcgagcttatctacggaataactcaagattgagattgatttgaacgttgaaactcaacagataggtgaaccttggtatcaagacaccacagacctaactatgtcataatgacgtcatcgggcattaaactacaataaatcaaagtttaaaatttgtaaaaatcatatggcgcgcaaTTTGGGGGGAATATTCAACGGCGCTCTCTTTGGTccaacgaaagagggcgctgttgagtataaagattttagaaacattgagCGCTATGTGCAGAGCGCAAAAAAcgcaatagttgagtgataacgtctcgcaccaaaaccacaaccttttttgaattgatgacgtcattgatgaagtcattacattaaatagctagaaaatttataccttgagaatcacaaatgcta
Above is a genomic segment from Asterias rubens chromosome 5, eAstRub1.3, whole genome shotgun sequence containing:
- the LOC117290058 gene encoding patched domain-containing protein 3-like, whose translation is MVCLHFTQRREVENGIGVDDMFIMVAAWRQTDATLPVEERMRKAFSEAAMSITITSITDALAFGISVITYFRSVRIFCIYTGVAVIFDYVYQITFFGACMALFGRREAANRHCMSCLKVKPKEETESTAYKIFCAGESQPPAGQDHALMIFFKNYYGPFITRWWMIVLIIVLYLGYLGAAIYGCTQVQEGLSLRNLARDNSYAADFLDMESAYFKQYGPQVALVFTEKRDVWNPIVQDIMEQTLTKMEDNEYTFSRDQNLSASWLRDYLDFLNSTNLKEPNQAQFINFLRDDFLKHPAFKQYSLDIVFCDNGTNIKASRFFVTTKDLNTTEKERFMMTELRQIAKDSELPAIVYHPNFIFYDQYISILPNTLQNLGIAVGAMFIIALIMIPNPICPFIVTLAVASIVTGVAGYMTFWQVNLDSIAMTNLILCVGFSVDFSAHISYAYVTAKQGSRQENIIHALYSVGMPIVQGSLSTILGVVVLAFTDSYIFRTFFKTTFLVIFIGALHGLVFLPVFLRLTIPVKTSPPTNYANGTAMVVVPVDHQPRLATVSSHVAPRPLSAPCYINNHKTMPTTPLSPSPPSYQDYLRDLASDRSLHIPRARPIFTSYLGRIIKPTDLVADPSMLHDSVTPKRVTNLLSLPDQSA